From one Sphingomonas sp. BT-65 genomic stretch:
- the der gene encoding ribosome biogenesis GTPase Der codes for MSRPTVAIIGRPNVGKSTLFNRLVGKRLALVDDQPGVTRDRREGDADLLGVPFRIIDTAGFEDEDPASLPGRMRVQTEAAVREADVALFMIDARAGITPLDEEVARWLRSSGTPIVLLANKAEGRAAEPGIHEAMALGLGDPVPFSAEHGEGIGDLFEALLPFIDREEEAEDDPDEEGPLKLAVVGRPNAGKSTLINRMIGQDRLITGPEAGITRDSIAIDYEWEDFEGNMRPIRLIDTAGMRKRAKVQEKLESMSVVDALRAIDFAEVVVLLLDATRGLEVQDLKIADKVLQEGRALVIALNKWDVAENASSLFNGVKGALDEGLAQVKGVPLLTVSAATGKGLDTLLKVAFETREAWSRRITTGQLNRWFERAIEANPPPAPGGKRIKPRYVTQAKTRPPSFILFGTRVDLLPKSYERYLVNSMRKEFDFGAVPVRLTMRPSKNPFDRE; via the coding sequence ATGTCCCGTCCTACCGTTGCGATCATCGGCCGGCCCAATGTCGGCAAGTCGACGCTGTTCAACCGCCTCGTCGGCAAGCGGCTGGCGCTGGTCGACGACCAGCCCGGCGTGACGCGCGACCGGCGTGAAGGGGATGCCGATCTGCTCGGCGTGCCGTTCCGGATCATCGATACCGCAGGCTTCGAGGACGAGGATCCCGCAAGCTTGCCCGGTCGCATGCGCGTGCAGACCGAGGCCGCGGTGCGCGAGGCCGATGTCGCGCTGTTCATGATCGACGCGCGTGCCGGCATCACCCCGCTCGACGAAGAGGTGGCGCGCTGGCTGCGTAGCTCGGGCACGCCCATCGTATTGCTTGCCAATAAGGCTGAAGGCCGCGCTGCGGAGCCCGGCATCCACGAGGCGATGGCGCTGGGGCTCGGCGATCCAGTGCCCTTTTCCGCCGAACATGGCGAAGGCATCGGCGATCTGTTCGAAGCGTTGCTGCCGTTCATCGATCGTGAGGAAGAAGCCGAGGACGATCCGGACGAGGAGGGGCCCCTCAAGCTCGCGGTCGTGGGCCGGCCCAATGCGGGCAAATCGACGCTGATCAATCGTATGATCGGGCAGGATCGGCTGATCACCGGACCCGAGGCGGGGATCACCCGCGATTCGATCGCGATCGACTACGAGTGGGAAGATTTCGAGGGCAATATGCGCCCGATCCGCCTGATCGACACGGCGGGGATGCGCAAGCGCGCGAAGGTGCAGGAGAAGCTCGAGTCGATGTCCGTCGTCGATGCGCTGCGCGCGATTGATTTCGCCGAGGTGGTCGTGCTGCTGCTCGACGCCACGCGGGGCCTGGAGGTGCAGGACCTCAAGATCGCCGACAAGGTCCTCCAGGAAGGCCGCGCACTGGTGATCGCGCTCAACAAATGGGACGTGGCGGAGAACGCCTCAAGCCTGTTCAACGGGGTCAAGGGCGCGCTCGACGAAGGGCTGGCGCAGGTCAAGGGCGTGCCGCTGCTCACGGTCTCCGCGGCAACGGGGAAGGGGCTGGATACACTGCTCAAGGTGGCGTTCGAGACGCGTGAGGCGTGGTCGCGGCGCATCACCACGGGCCAGCTCAACCGCTGGTTCGAACGCGCGATCGAGGCCAATCCGCCGCCCGCGCCCGGCGGCAAGCGGATCAAGCCGCGCTATGTGACCCAGGCCAAGACGCGGCCGCCGAGCTTCATCCTGTTCGGCACGCGGGTGGACCTGCTGCCCAAAAGCTATGAGCGTTACCTGGTGAACAGCATGCGCAAGGAGTTCGACTTCGGCGCGGTGCCGGTGCGGCTGACGATGCGGCCGTCGAAGAACCCGTTCGATCGTGAATGA
- a CDS encoding PQQ-like beta-propeller repeat protein, whose protein sequence is MMKSVRIPVAIAALVALGACGIFRGGDKKTPVLGQRVPILAAETSIVADKTIAEVQVVLPAPETNAAWNQPGGNATKVMGHLTLSEMPARVWSAKIPGTSGRTRLGAAPVVANGALYVMDTEGVVHAFDAATGARRWQLSTVKGEENRRAAFGGGVSIDGGRVYATNGLGDVVAIDAAAGSEVWRKKPGGPLRGAPTVANENLYVVSQDNQLFALTQADGNVTWTQSGTLESQGVFGVAAPASAQGTVVAGFSSGELNAYRYENGRTLWSDTLSSSTMSTSVSSLADIDAEPVIDQGRVYAVGQGGRMAAVELTSGQRLWEQNIAGISTPWIAGEWLFVVTDDARLVCIARGSGKIRWISQLRAFRNEEDKKGPITWVGPLLAGNRLWLSNSRGELVSASPTDGSVGATLKGDDAVSLSPVIANGVLYVLTDKGEITAYR, encoded by the coding sequence ATGATGAAGTCGGTTCGGATTCCCGTCGCGATCGCGGCGCTGGTCGCGCTGGGTGCCTGTGGCATCTTCAGGGGCGGCGACAAGAAGACGCCGGTGCTCGGCCAGCGCGTGCCGATCCTGGCCGCCGAGACGAGCATCGTCGCCGACAAGACGATCGCCGAAGTGCAGGTGGTGCTGCCCGCGCCCGAGACCAATGCGGCGTGGAACCAGCCGGGCGGCAACGCCACCAAGGTGATGGGCCATCTGACGCTGAGCGAGATGCCGGCAAGGGTGTGGTCGGCGAAGATCCCGGGCACCAGCGGCCGCACGCGGCTCGGCGCCGCGCCGGTGGTGGCGAACGGCGCGCTGTACGTGATGGATACCGAGGGCGTGGTGCACGCGTTCGACGCGGCGACCGGCGCGCGGCGCTGGCAGCTGTCGACCGTCAAGGGCGAGGAGAATCGGCGCGCAGCGTTCGGCGGCGGCGTGAGCATCGACGGCGGGCGGGTCTATGCGACCAACGGCCTGGGCGACGTGGTCGCGATCGACGCTGCCGCGGGCAGCGAGGTGTGGCGCAAGAAGCCCGGCGGCCCGCTGCGCGGCGCACCGACCGTGGCGAACGAGAATCTCTACGTCGTCTCGCAGGACAACCAGCTGTTCGCGCTGACCCAGGCCGACGGCAACGTCACCTGGACTCAGTCGGGCACGCTCGAATCGCAGGGCGTGTTCGGCGTCGCGGCGCCGGCTTCGGCGCAAGGCACGGTGGTCGCCGGCTTCTCGTCGGGCGAGCTCAACGCCTATCGCTACGAGAATGGCCGCACGCTGTGGAGCGACACGTTGTCGAGCTCGACCATGTCGACCTCGGTGTCGAGCCTGGCCGATATCGATGCCGAACCGGTGATCGACCAGGGCCGTGTCTATGCCGTGGGGCAGGGCGGACGCATGGCGGCAGTCGAGCTCACCAGCGGCCAGCGGCTGTGGGAGCAGAATATCGCCGGCATCTCGACGCCGTGGATCGCGGGCGAGTGGCTGTTCGTGGTGACCGACGATGCGCGTCTCGTCTGCATCGCGCGCGGCAGCGGCAAGATCCGCTGGATCTCGCAGCTTCGCGCGTTCCGCAACGAGGAAGACAAGAAGGGGCCGATCACCTGGGTCGGACCGCTTCTCGCGGGCAACCGGCTGTGGCTGTCCAACTCGCGTGGCGAGCTCGTCTCCGCGTCGCCGACCGATGGCAGCGTCGGCGCGACGCTCAAGGGCGACGACGCGGTGAGCCTGAGCCCCGTGATCGCGAACGGCGTTCTCTACGTCCTGACCGACAAGGGCGAGATCACCGCCTATCGCTGA
- a CDS encoding tetratricopeptide repeat protein translates to MREVDEELRKDQALHIWQNYGRWIIAAVIAGLIAFGGWLYWQSHSEGRRGEEGEKFKAAIKSLSQNKAQEAEAPLKELAASNSQGFSAAARFAQADILLAKNDLKGGAAALAAIAADTNVPQELRDLALIRQTTAEYDSLKPEQVVARLGTLAVKDSAWFGSAGEMVAVAYLRQGKRNEAGKLYGEIAKGEGVPRAIRQRAVQMAGVLGVDAVPDEGEDKKAK, encoded by the coding sequence ATGCGCGAGGTCGATGAAGAACTCCGCAAGGACCAGGCGTTGCACATCTGGCAGAATTACGGCCGCTGGATCATCGCGGCGGTGATCGCCGGTCTGATCGCGTTCGGCGGCTGGCTCTACTGGCAAAGCCACAGCGAGGGGCGCCGGGGCGAGGAAGGCGAGAAGTTCAAGGCCGCGATCAAATCGCTGAGCCAGAACAAGGCACAGGAGGCCGAGGCGCCGCTCAAGGAGCTGGCGGCGTCAAACTCGCAGGGGTTCAGCGCGGCGGCGCGTTTCGCCCAGGCCGATATTCTGTTGGCCAAGAACGATCTCAAGGGCGGCGCTGCGGCCCTGGCGGCGATCGCCGCGGATACGAACGTGCCGCAGGAGCTTCGCGACCTGGCGCTGATCCGTCAGACCACTGCCGAATATGATTCGCTGAAGCCGGAGCAGGTGGTGGCACGGCTCGGCACACTGGCGGTCAAGGACAGCGCCTGGTTCGGCAGCGCCGGCGAAATGGTCGCCGTGGCCTATCTGCGGCAGGGCAAGCGAAACGAAGCCGGCAAGCTCTATGGCGAGATCGCCAAGGGCGAGGGCGTGCCGCGCGCGATCCGTCAACGCGCGGTTCAGATGGCCGGCGTACTTGGCGTCGATGCGGTTCCGGACGAAGGTGAGGACAAGAAGGCGAAATGA
- the panB gene encoding 3-methyl-2-oxobutanoate hydroxymethyltransferase — translation MSTTFTIDTATSRVTPTPAPMKRMTVPAIQARKGKDPVVMLTAYTARMAQLLDPHCDVLLVGDSLGQVIYGLPSTLPVTLDMMCAHGAAVVRGSYHAVVVVDMPFGSYEASPERAFASASRILAETGAAGVKLEGGEAMAETVAFLTRRGIPVMGHIGLTPQAVNALGGYGARGRGNAEYAKIIGDAKAVAEAGAFSIVAEGVVETLANEIVAAVSCPVIGIGASAQCDGQVLVTEDMLGMFERTPRFVRKFDDMAGRISAAVETYAAAVRDRSFPGDEQVYKPKD, via the coding sequence ATGTCCACGACCTTCACCATCGACACCGCCACCAGCCGCGTCACGCCGACTCCGGCGCCGATGAAACGGATGACCGTACCGGCGATCCAGGCGCGCAAGGGCAAGGATCCGGTGGTGATGCTGACCGCCTATACCGCGCGCATGGCGCAGCTGCTCGATCCGCATTGCGACGTGCTGCTGGTCGGCGACAGCCTGGGGCAGGTGATCTATGGCCTGCCCTCGACGCTTCCGGTCACGCTCGACATGATGTGCGCGCATGGCGCTGCGGTGGTGCGGGGCAGCTATCATGCGGTGGTGGTCGTCGACATGCCGTTCGGCAGCTACGAGGCGAGCCCGGAACGGGCGTTCGCTTCCGCCTCGCGTATCCTGGCGGAAACCGGCGCGGCGGGGGTCAAGCTAGAAGGCGGGGAGGCGATGGCCGAGACGGTCGCGTTCCTGACGCGCCGCGGCATCCCGGTGATGGGGCATATCGGCCTCACCCCACAGGCGGTGAACGCGCTGGGCGGCTATGGAGCGCGCGGCCGCGGCAACGCCGAATATGCCAAGATTATCGGCGACGCGAAGGCGGTGGCCGAGGCCGGCGCCTTTTCGATCGTCGCCGAGGGCGTGGTCGAGACGCTGGCGAACGAGATCGTCGCGGCGGTGTCGTGTCCGGTGATCGGAATCGGCGCCTCGGCACAGTGCGACGGGCAGGTGCTGGTGACCGAGGACATGCTCGGCATGTTCGAGCGCACGCCGCGCTTCGTGCGGAAGTTCGACGACATGGCCGGCCGCATTTCCGCCGCGGTTGAGACCTATGCCGCCGCCGTGCGTGACCGGAGCTTCCCGGGCGACGAGCAGGTGTACAAGCCCAAGGATTGA
- a CDS encoding helix-turn-helix transcriptional regulator, translating to MARSSIANQIRTLRFMAGEMTQAELGERVGVTRQTIAAIEQGKYSPTLETAFRIAQVFGKPLEEVFQWQSG from the coding sequence ATGGCCCGATCATCGATCGCCAACCAGATCCGGACGCTGCGCTTCATGGCGGGCGAGATGACCCAGGCCGAGCTCGGCGAGCGTGTCGGCGTCACGCGTCAGACGATCGCCGCGATCGAGCAGGGGAAATACTCCCCTACCCTCGAAACCGCGTTCCGCATCGCCCAGGTGTTCGGCAAGCCGCTGGAAGAGGTCTTCCAGTGGCAGAGCGGCTAG
- a CDS encoding ArsC family reductase, which translates to MSVSFYGIPNCDTVKKARTWLDANGVAYDFHDYKKEGVDPARLAKWAEAVGWERLLNRAGATFRKLDEADKADIDKAKALELMAAHPSVIKRPVVEYRGGVLVGFKAEEWATALL; encoded by the coding sequence ATGAGCGTTTCCTTCTACGGCATCCCCAATTGCGACACGGTGAAAAAGGCGCGGACGTGGCTCGACGCCAACGGCGTCGCGTACGACTTCCACGACTACAAGAAGGAAGGCGTCGATCCCGCGCGGCTGGCTAAATGGGCCGAGGCGGTCGGATGGGAGCGTCTGCTCAACCGTGCCGGCGCGACCTTTCGCAAGCTCGACGAGGCGGACAAGGCCGATATCGACAAGGCCAAGGCGCTGGAGCTGATGGCCGCGCACCCGTCGGTGATCAAGCGCCCGGTGGTCGAGTATCGCGGCGGTGTGCTGGTGGGATTCAAGGCCGAGGAATGGGCGACGGCGTTACTGTAA
- a CDS encoding OmpH family outer membrane protein, whose amino-acid sequence MIFMLFIALAAQAAPAASPAAEPLGGPVVPGVCLLSRQAVFGNAKVATAATARLQQLATEAQTEVNNERAPLDKEQAAFQAEFAKLTPEQRAQRQQALEARMQPIRVKAEQRSREIEATRAKVLAQISDRAQPLIAEAYRARKCGLLLDRNSVMGGNLANDLTPDVVTALDAKVAPFSFNRETLPPAPAGTQ is encoded by the coding sequence ATGATCTTTATGCTCTTCATCGCGCTCGCCGCGCAAGCCGCTCCCGCCGCGAGCCCTGCTGCCGAGCCGCTCGGCGGACCGGTGGTGCCCGGCGTCTGCCTGCTCTCGCGCCAGGCGGTGTTCGGCAACGCCAAGGTGGCGACCGCTGCGACGGCGCGGCTCCAGCAGCTCGCCACCGAGGCGCAGACCGAGGTCAACAACGAGCGCGCGCCGCTCGACAAGGAGCAAGCGGCGTTCCAGGCCGAGTTCGCCAAGCTGACGCCCGAGCAGCGCGCGCAGCGCCAGCAGGCGCTGGAAGCGCGGATGCAGCCGATCCGTGTCAAGGCCGAGCAGCGCAGCCGCGAGATCGAGGCGACGCGCGCCAAGGTGCTGGCGCAGATCTCCGATCGCGCGCAGCCGCTGATCGCCGAGGCCTATCGCGCGCGCAAATGCGGGCTGCTGCTCGACCGCAACAGCGTGATGGGCGGCAATCTCGCCAACGACCTGACGCCCGATGTGGTCACCGCGCTTGACGCAAAGGTCGCGCCGTTCAGCTTCAACCGCGAGACGCTGCCGCCTGCGCCGGCCGGGACGCAATGA
- a CDS encoding SapC family protein, with translation MTEVMTDERPQTALPPFYRDPRPLSSEAHAAWRLLEGDAGFAAEAAYVPVVASEFARSAQSYPLVFAMPGAVPVAVLGLERRNLFVRDGEWTRESYVPAYVRRYPFGFVATGEPGHFILAIDAGSGQVVETGEAGIALFEGGEPTERTRQALAFCDAYHAESEMTRAFCAALAEKDLLTERRADATLPDGRTFGLQGFQIVDPAKFDALDDATVLDWHKRGWLALVHFHLASLDRFQLLLARQAGLDPEEQDA, from the coding sequence GTGACCGAAGTAATGACCGACGAGCGGCCGCAGACGGCGCTGCCGCCCTTCTACCGCGACCCCCGCCCGCTTTCGAGCGAGGCGCATGCGGCATGGCGGCTGTTGGAAGGTGATGCGGGTTTCGCGGCGGAAGCGGCTTATGTGCCGGTCGTCGCCAGCGAGTTCGCGCGCTCTGCGCAAAGCTACCCGCTGGTGTTCGCGATGCCGGGCGCGGTGCCCGTGGCGGTGCTGGGGCTGGAGCGGCGCAACCTGTTCGTCCGCGACGGCGAATGGACGCGCGAAAGCTATGTTCCCGCCTATGTCCGTCGCTATCCGTTCGGCTTCGTCGCGACCGGCGAGCCGGGTCATTTCATCCTCGCGATCGATGCGGGATCGGGCCAAGTCGTCGAGACGGGCGAGGCGGGGATTGCGCTGTTCGAGGGCGGCGAGCCGACCGAGCGCACGCGTCAGGCGCTCGCCTTTTGCGACGCCTATCACGCCGAATCTGAGATGACGCGCGCCTTTTGCGCCGCGCTCGCCGAGAAGGATCTGCTGACCGAACGCCGCGCCGACGCGACACTGCCCGATGGCCGCACCTTCGGCCTGCAGGGGTTCCAGATCGTCGATCCGGCGAAGTTCGATGCGCTCGACGATGCGACCGTGCTCGACTGGCACAAGCGCGGGTGGCTGGCGCTGGTGCATTTCCACCTCGCTTCGCTCGACCGTTTTCAATTGCTGCTCGCGCGCCAGGCCGGGCTCGATCCTGAGGAACAGGACGCATGA